CGAGCACGAGCCCGGCGGCCACCAGGTTGGGAAGGTAGCCGAAGAACGAGGTGATGGCACCCGACACCGCCACCAGGCCGATCGACTGGGCCGCGCTCTGCACGAAGAGGATCAGGATCAGGTAGTAGGTGAGGCCCGCGAGCAGCTCGCCCGGCGTGCGGTGCAGGCCGAGGCGGCGCAGGGTGCCGGTCAGGCCGAGGCGTTCGAGGCCGTCGTCCAGGCGCAGCTTCGCGAACGCGGTGCGGATGGCCCGGCGCGCGATGCGAGCCAGGATCCAGCCAACCAGCAGCACGCCGAGGCCGGTGAGGAACTTGGGCACGAAGCCGGCGAAGGCCCCGGTGAGCGAGTCGAGCACCGAGGTCAGGGCCGTGCGAGGCGAGAATCCGTTGTCCATGTCTCTCCCTTTCCCCCCCGACTCAGGCGCCGGGATCGTCGTCGCCGGATCCCGCATCGGATCCGGGCCACACGTCGATGAGGCTGCGCACGTGTTCCCAGAACGTGGCGAGCATCACGTTGAACGAGAAGTCGAGGCTGTCCGCGGCGAGCGTGCGCCGGTTGATGTCGCGCTGGACGCGGCCCGCCAGGTCCGGATCCGGGGCCACGCGCAGATCGCGCACCTCGGCCAGGGGCGTGTCGTCGTCCGGGGGGCCGGCGGGCCCGTCGGGGCGGTCGTCAGCCAACGTCGTGCTCCTCGGCGTAGGCGCGCCGGAACTCCTCCCGGGCGCGCTTGATGCGCATCTTCACCGCGGAGAGGCCCAGGTCGAGCTCGTCGGCCACCTCCTGGTACGAGAGGCCGTCCATGTCGCGCAGGATCAGCGGCACGCGCAGGGTCTCCGGCAGGCCGTCCAGCACGCGCGAGATGGCCTCGCGGGTCTCGCCCGCGGCCGCGGCCCGGTCGGCCGGATGCCGCGAGTGCAGGGCGGCGTGGCCCTCGAGCTCCGGCTCGTCGACATCGACGAAGACCCGGCTGCGGCGGCGGCGCAGGTGGTTCAGGCAGTGGTTCACCTTGATCCGGTTCAACCAGGTGCCGAACCCGGCGCGGCCCTCGAAGCCGGACAGGTTGAAGTAGGCCTTCACCAGCACCTCCTGGGCGAGGTCGAGGGCTTCCTCCTCGTTCCCGCTCAGGTAGCGGCAGTTCGTCTGCACGCGGTCCTGGTGACGGCGCAGCAGCTCGTCGAACGCCCGCAGGTCGCCTGGTCGCGCGGAACGGATCCGGGCCACGAGTTCCTGGTCGGTCGGGGTCATTCCATCTCCTTGACACTCTTGTCGCCGCGAAGTCACATGCCATTGTAGCCGGAGGCCCGGCCAAATAAAAATCTCCAATCATGTGACTTTCGGGATCGGGCCGTGTCTGAAGCGCGAATCCGGTGCAATCGAGACTTTGTCGCCCAACGGGGCCCTGCGCGGCCCCCACCAACGGAGGATCCGATGAGCCATCGCCAAACCATCACGTCGACCCTGGTCGCCGTCGCCCTGGCGGCCACGGTCGCCGGCGGCGCCCTGGCCGCCGACGCGGGCATCGACGCCCACGACAAGCCCCTGTTCTCCCTCACGCCCTACGCCGGCGCCGGCTTCTGGTCGCGCGACGTGGGGCTCGACGACTCGTTCCTGTTCGGCGCCCGGGGTGCCCTGCATCTGACGCGAGCGCTCTCCGTCGAGGGCACCTACGGGCGCTCGACGCCCGACCGCAGCGCCGACGGGGTCGGGGTCGACATCGACCACTACGGCCTGGACCTGGTCTGGGACCTGCGGCCCGGCGCGAACTGGGCCCCCTACCTGCTGGGCGGCTGGGCCCAGCTCGACCACGACGCCGACGACGTGCCGGGCACCGAGGTGCTCAACGGGGCCGAGTTCGGCCTCGGCGTGCGCAAGCGCCTCGGCGGCGACAACGCCAACTTCAGCGCCCTGCGCCTCGAGCTGCGCGACGTCATGTCGAACCTGACCCCCTCGTTCCCCAACGACGACGCCGTGACCCACAACCTGATCGCCACGGTGGGCCTGCAGATCGGCTTCGGCCGCAGCAGCCGCGACTCCGACGGCGACGGCGTGCGCGACCGCGATGACGCCTGCCCGGACACCCCGTCCGGCGCCACCATCGACGCCACCGGCTGCCCCACCGACAGCGACGGCGACGGCGTCTTCGACGGCATCGACCAGTGCGCCGGCACGCCCGCCGGGGCCACCGTCGACGCCTCCGGCTGCCCGACCGACAGCGACGGCGACGGCGTCTTCGACGGCATCGACCGGTGCGCCGACACGCCCGCCGGGGCCCTCGTCGACGCGTCGGGCTGCCCGACCGACAGCGACGGCGACGGCGTCTTCGACGGCATCGACCAGTGCGCCGACACGCCGGCGAACCTCCAGGTCGACGCGGCGGGCTGCCCCATCGCCGTCACCGAGACGGAGATCCAGCTGCTCGACACCGGCGTCATCGCCACCACCAACATCGCCTTCGCCTCGGGCTCGGCGCAGCTCGATCCGGCCCACTCGCCCATCCTGGACGAGATC
This sequence is a window from bacterium. Protein-coding genes within it:
- a CDS encoding sigma-70 family RNA polymerase sigma factor — translated: MTPTDQELVARIRSARPGDLRAFDELLRRHQDRVQTNCRYLSGNEEEALDLAQEVLVKAYFNLSGFEGRAGFGTWLNRIKVNHCLNHLRRRRSRVFVDVDEPELEGHAALHSRHPADRAAAAGETREAISRVLDGLPETLRVPLILRDMDGLSYQEVADELDLGLSAVKMRIKRAREEFRRAYAEEHDVG
- a CDS encoding OmpA family protein — protein: MSHRQTITSTLVAVALAATVAGGALAADAGIDAHDKPLFSLTPYAGAGFWSRDVGLDDSFLFGARGALHLTRALSVEGTYGRSTPDRSADGVGVDIDHYGLDLVWDLRPGANWAPYLLGGWAQLDHDADDVPGTEVLNGAEFGLGVRKRLGGDNANFSALRLELRDVMSNLTPSFPNDDAVTHNLIATVGLQIGFGRSSRDSDGDGVRDRDDACPDTPSGATIDATGCPTDSDGDGVFDGIDQCAGTPAGATVDASGCPTDSDGDGVFDGIDRCADTPAGALVDASGCPTDSDGDGVFDGIDQCADTPANLQVDAAGCPIAVTETEIQLLDTGVIATTNIAFASGSAQLDPAHSPILDEIAETMVRWPELKLGIVGHTDDTGSAASNQKLSEKRAQAVLDYLTGELPGRDMTGCTATGAGENEPIADNATAEGRRANRRVEFRVLNPDELKREIEHRKHLER